From Dechloromonas sp. A34:
TGGGCCATCCTCGCCAAAGGAACACACTATCAACCGCGTCAGGCAGTTGCAGCTACCTGAGGCCTTGCCTCATCATTTTGTAACCCCCCTGGTTTTGCGACGGTAGATCACGGGATGAACTAAACGGCACAACGGCCTGGCAAAGAACCTGAACGTAAAAACAGCAATCACATGCTGAGGCTTTTTTGAGGTTTGCCAGGCGCGGCTCTCATCGTGGCGCGGGAAATCAACCTCCCCATTCGACGCCGGATTGATTTGCGCAAGCCCACTTTAGATCAACTCCAACCTGCCTTGCAAAAATCGGGCTGACCATAGATTTTATGCCTTGCCGACAGCCAGCGACGCCGCGCAAGCCACTCGTTCCGCTCTGGCGACCGCTGCCCCGCGGTTGCCTACCGTTGGCGCGAAGTTCGATACTGCCCGGGCGAACATTTCTAGAATCGAGCATGGAAAGGATGGAGAAACATCCGTCTCAATCGCCCGGCAGCGGGCTGGACCCATCTTGCTATCCGCATCATCAGGAGCGCACGACCATGCTTACCCTCTCCGAGGACGCCCTGGCACTCATTGCCGAGCGCCAGCAGCCGATTTTTATCGATGTTCCGGAAACCATCGAAGGCTGTTGCCTGGAAATCACCACCTGCCCGGCTGTCCGTTTTGGCACGCCGCGCACGATCGACCGCCATGCGCTGACGCGGATTCAGGGCGCCGATATTTTTGTGCCGCATTGCTTCCCGCGCACGCAGAATCTGCTGATCCGCGCCAAGAAATTCCTCGGCCGGAAGTATCTGTCTATCGACGGCTGGCGGCTGGTCTGAGCCCGGGAGATCGGCCGGGAAATCAGGGCAGGCCGAGCTTTTCCTTGAGCTCGCCGAGCAGGCGCCGGCTAACCGGGATACGGTGGTTGTTGCGGGTAATGATTTCGACCGTGCCGGCTTCGAGAAAGCTGATTTCCTTGATTTGCTCGGGGTTGACCAGGTACTGGCGGTGGCAGCGCAGGAAAGGGGTTTTTTCTTCCAGGGTGCGCAGCGTCAGTTCCGTGAAATGCTCGCTGCCATTGGCGATGGTGACATAGACCCCGCTGGCTTTCGAGGTGGCGTACTCGATGTCGTCGATCTTGATCAACAGCACCCGGTGGTGGCCGGGGCAGGGGATCTGCTTGAGCGGTGCCGCGGCATTGAATAGCGCCGGACTGGGCGTGCGGTCACGGCGCAGGCGCTTGAGCGTGACCTCCAGCCGGGCTGGATCGATCGGCTTCAGCAGGTAGTCGAAGGCATTCTGATCGAAAGCCTGCAGCGCGTACTCGTTGAAGGCGGTCAGGAACACGACGCGCGGCATTTTTTCCGGGTCGAGCATGCTGAGCATTTCCAGGCCGCTGATGCGCGGCATCTGGATGTCGAGGAAGATGACCTCGGGGGTCAGCCGGTTGATCGCGGAAATGCCCTCGATGGCGTTGGTGCACTGGCCGAGGATCTGGATGTCGGGCTCCTGGCCCAGCAAGCGGGCGATTTCCTCGCGCGCCGGCAACTCGTCGTCGATGATCAGAACATTCATGCGTGATAGCCCTCCAGGGCGGTCGATGCGTCGCTCGGCGTCAGCGGCAGTTTGAGGGTGACCCGGGTGAAGACCTCGCGCTCGCAGGCAATTTCCAGCCCGTACGCGGGGCCGTAGCGCGTGGCGATGCGGCGCCGCACCAGATGCATGCCAAGCCCGCTGCTGGTCGAGGGCTCGACATAGAGGCCGGCATTGTCCTCGACACTGAGCAGCAGCATGTTGTCCGCGGTCGTCGCCGAGATGCGGATACGTCCGACGCCGAGCAGTTGCGAGGTGCCGTGCTTGATGGCGTTTTCGACGATGGGCTGCAACGAGAAAGCCGGCATGCGGATATGGCGCAGATCGTCGGGAATGTCGAAATCGACCACCAATTGGCCGAGGAAACGGGCCTGCTCGATTTCAAGGTAGGACCTGACGTGTTCGATCTCCTCGTTCAGGCAGGCTTCCTCGCTCGGTCGCTTGAGGTTGTTGCGGAAGAAGGTCGACAGATTCAGGACCAGCTGACAGGCCCGCTCCGGGTCGCGGCGAATGACGGCCGACAAGGTGTTGAGCGCATTGAATAGGAAATGCGGATTGACCTGGGCATGCAGCAGTTTGATTTCCGACTGCGCAAGCAGTTCGCGTTGTTGCATGTAGCGCCCGGCCAGAATCTGGTTGGA
This genomic window contains:
- the btsR gene encoding two-component system response regulator BtsR produces the protein MNVLIIDDELPAREEIARLLGQEPDIQILGQCTNAIEGISAINRLTPEVIFLDIQMPRISGLEMLSMLDPEKMPRVVFLTAFNEYALQAFDQNAFDYLLKPIDPARLEVTLKRLRRDRTPSPALFNAAAPLKQIPCPGHHRVLLIKIDDIEYATSKASGVYVTIANGSEHFTELTLRTLEEKTPFLRCHRQYLVNPEQIKEISFLEAGTVEIITRNNHRIPVSRRLLGELKEKLGLP
- a CDS encoding CC/Se motif family (seleno)protein, with product MLTLSEDALALIAERQQPIFIDVPETIEGCCLEITTCPAVRFGTPRTIDRHALTRIQGADIFVPHCFPRTQNLLIRAKKFLGRKYLSIDGWRLV